One Azotosporobacter soli genomic region harbors:
- a CDS encoding TetR/AcrR family transcriptional regulator — MRNRILMGAFDEINSRGVKFTMSNLAKRLNLSKTSLYEHFSSKNELVHNIILAALEDIQKQEDQIYNDTEMSVPEKIEALIKIAPKLFGSISNYSIYDDLRYYYPDEWHYAEEFREKQQGRLVDFIIQNTENQTLRLVNIKVLKQILARVADDLFSFRFLSENNITNADALSAMADIIVYGLLQSNTKK, encoded by the coding sequence ATGCGCAATCGTATTCTCATGGGGGCATTTGATGAAATCAACAGCCGCGGCGTCAAATTTACCATGAGCAATCTGGCCAAACGTCTCAATCTTAGCAAGACATCCCTGTACGAACATTTTTCTTCGAAAAACGAACTCGTTCACAACATCATTCTTGCCGCACTTGAAGACATACAAAAGCAGGAGGACCAAATCTATAACGACACGGAAATGTCAGTGCCGGAAAAGATCGAGGCTTTGATAAAGATCGCGCCTAAACTTTTCGGTTCAATCAGCAATTACAGTATTTATGACGATCTCCGTTATTATTATCCTGATGAATGGCACTACGCCGAAGAATTCCGTGAAAAACAGCAAGGTCGCCTAGTCGATTTCATTATTCAGAACACGGAGAACCAAACACTTCGTCTTGTGAATATAAAAGTCCTTAAGCAAATCCTTGCCCGCGTAGCCGACGACCTGTTTAGTTTCCGTTTCCTTTCAGAGAACAACATCACGAATGCCGATGCATTATCCGCAATGGCGGATATCATCGTATACGGTTTGCTTCAATCGAATACGAAAAAGTGA
- a CDS encoding MCP four helix bundle domain-containing protein, with protein MKLRSNIMLYVLILALSIGGLAGNIDHGVSGREGQSDAAYDKEWRLILLINEIRVHHQAGKALVQEVLNPADRETEWENEMVDEIKGHGEAAERLWQAYKEAPLTEFEKSRIPLYEMEVSLYRAAEEEAVARGLGGRKQEAYALFARQAVLHLNEANIVLADLADLNMRQSEVGKKETEKEGIYSFMPEGAARVFRQGYASLNDCVYEKKKS; from the coding sequence ATGAAGTTGAGATCAAACATTATGCTGTATGTTTTGATCCTGGCGCTGTCGATCGGCGGCCTGGCAGGAAACATTGATCATGGCGTGAGTGGCAGAGAAGGACAATCGGATGCGGCTTATGATAAAGAATGGCGCCTCATCCTGTTGATCAATGAAATTCGTGTGCATCATCAAGCGGGCAAAGCTCTTGTCCAAGAAGTGCTGAATCCGGCTGACCGGGAAACGGAATGGGAAAATGAGATGGTGGATGAGATAAAAGGACATGGTGAGGCGGCGGAGCGGCTCTGGCAAGCTTACAAAGAAGCTCCGCTGACAGAGTTTGAAAAAAGTAGAATCCCGCTTTATGAGATGGAAGTAAGCTTGTATCGTGCAGCCGAAGAAGAAGCGGTTGCGCGGGGGTTGGGCGGACGGAAACAAGAGGCGTACGCCCTTTTTGCAAGGCAGGCCGTCTTGCACCTGAACGAAGCAAATATCGTTCTGGCTGATTTGGCAGATTTGAACATGCGTCAAAGCGAAGTGGGGAAGAAAGAAACGGAAAAAGAAGGGATTTATTCTTTCATGCCTGAGGGAGCGGCCCGCGTTTTCCGTCAGGGATATGCAAGTCTCAACGATTGCGTATACGAAAAAAAGAAAAGTTGA
- a CDS encoding HD-GYP domain-containing protein: MFEKRNDNIMADSRHAEGLFIEWSGNLIKAMDAHFAATMRKIKRTQAVREWFQEFCHGFEEDGYENEEKTLYTYDHSFRVAELALVLADAMGLERTLKEHVHKGACLHDIGKLGVSSNILEKDGRLTAEEVSLIRMHPEIGESIISKFKDLCLFSDIVRNHHERYDGGGYPDKLKGIDIPYLARIVTIADSFDAMIGPRSYRRSLSAREAQREIKEGAGGQFDPEIVAVFNAVLHKLMKG, translated from the coding sequence ATGTTTGAAAAGAGAAATGACAATATAATGGCGGACAGTCGCCATGCGGAAGGCTTGTTTATCGAGTGGAGCGGCAATCTTATCAAGGCCATGGATGCACATTTTGCGGCTACAATGAGAAAAATCAAGCGTACCCAGGCTGTTCGCGAGTGGTTTCAAGAATTCTGTCACGGATTCGAAGAGGATGGATATGAGAACGAGGAAAAGACCTTATACACGTATGATCATTCCTTCCGAGTTGCGGAACTGGCCTTGGTGTTGGCAGATGCGATGGGATTGGAACGGACATTGAAGGAGCATGTCCATAAGGGAGCTTGTCTGCATGATATCGGCAAACTGGGCGTTTCCAGCAATATTCTTGAAAAGGATGGAAGATTGACGGCGGAGGAAGTATCGTTGATTCGCATGCATCCGGAAATCGGGGAGAGTATCATCAGTAAATTCAAGGACTTGTGCCTTTTTTCGGATATAGTGCGTAATCACCATGAACGCTACGATGGTGGCGGTTATCCGGATAAGTTGAAGGGAATCGATATTCCTTATCTGGCAAGGATCGTGACGATCGCGGACTCTTTCGATGCCATGATTGGGCCGCGGAGTTATCGTAGATCGCTTTCTGCAAGAGAAGCTCAGCGGGAGATAAAGGAAGGTGCGGGAGGGCAATTCGATCCGGAAATCGTGGCTGTCTTTAACGCGGTGCTGCATAAGCTGATGAAAGGATAA
- a CDS encoding TetR/AcrR family transcriptional regulator produces the protein MKDADFALNSSRYRIKNAAEALFARKGYGGVTVKEISDAASVNIAAISYYFGGKESLYTFILRMHAKNLEEALQTIQETDAASLEKIHLFAERILSIRQDNPNFNGILSFALISQECGEIVEEVVGKIKDFLEECLTEAIGAGECNLVVRPHLIDILTHNTLSNFSMCEPYNFFSEVDIFSLTDM, from the coding sequence TTGAAAGACGCTGATTTTGCCTTGAATTCCAGTAGGTATCGGATCAAGAATGCGGCGGAAGCCTTATTTGCCAGGAAAGGATATGGCGGAGTGACGGTGAAGGAAATTTCCGATGCCGCCAGCGTCAACATTGCAGCGATTTCATATTATTTTGGCGGCAAAGAGAGTCTGTACACCTTTATATTACGAATGCATGCGAAGAACCTGGAAGAGGCCCTGCAGACAATACAAGAAACGGATGCAGCTTCTTTGGAAAAGATACATTTGTTTGCGGAGCGGATTTTGAGCATTCGCCAGGACAATCCGAACTTTAACGGCATTTTAAGCTTTGCGCTGATCAGCCAGGAGTGTGGAGAAATCGTAGAAGAAGTAGTCGGCAAAATCAAGGACTTCCTGGAGGAATGCTTAACAGAGGCGATCGGGGCAGGCGAGTGCAACCTCGTTGTCCGTCCGCATCTCATTGACATTTTGACGCATAACACCCTATCGAACTTCAGCATGTGTGAACCGTATAATTTTTTTTCAGAGGTTGATATATTTTCTTTAACCGATATGTGA